ttatatatttgTAATGAAAATAAATCTGTGCATCTTGGTGGAGAACAAGCACCTTGTCATTTTTTTCTATTAAACAGTGAGCAGCCTTCTGTGTTTTCTCAGCTAAATAATACAGAATAAAAACAGTTGTGCAACAGAGAACATCAGAACAATAGCCTAACACCTCAAAAAATATACAAGCGAGGCACCACAAAAGGGAAGAAACTGGGAATATTAAACACTACAGCAACAAATATTTTCTTCCTAACCACATATTTTCCCTCAATATAAGATAACAGAAACTAACTTAAAACTGAAAAGACTCAAGCAATCTTAAACGCTGATCACAGTTGGCACTGATTTATCATCAACAACTATAACCTATCAATTGTATAAGCGCTCATATAAGTCTAACTGGGATTAAAACAAGATGGCCCATCATTAACATGATTCATTAACACAAAATAAAATAATCTGACAAAAGAATAAACAATTATATCTTTCTTCTCTTGGATACAATAGTCAAAATTATTCTTTCCAGCATTGAAACATATATACTAGGAACAAGAATAGAACTGTTACGTTCTCAATGGTCACATAGATCCAGTATCGCTAAATTCATAATATCTCCGCCTATTTTTTATGTATACAACACATGCAAGTATCCTCTATTTTTTACAAGGAATATTTCATTTTGATAGGACAACGCTTTGACTGAAAATTACTCCATTAATATATTAATTTATGTGATACAAAATTATAACCATGATACAGTATTTTTAATACGGATTCAACAACATCAATCTTGGGTCATAAAATCTATGTATTAATAGAGTATAATTGCTGGTCAAAGGCATGTCCTAACAAAACATAGTAAGCCTTGTAATTTTAAATGGAGTTAGTGGAAATTAGGAATTCAATCAGTATTGAAGACCATGTCAATGACCCATGTGCAAAACAACCAATATTTAAAGACAAGGGAGTATTAAACTATTAATCACAAACTACAAATAACAAACCTGAAACCTCTATGTTCAAAACAAGGACACATTCTAGGAAATATAGGTAAATTCCAATCTATTCATCCATGAAACACAATAAAATATTCTAGTGCAGCCACCCAGTTCAAAGGTTACAGATAGCGAAGTTTACTAATACAAATTTCATAGAAAAACTCATGAAGGTGCATCAAGATGAAACAGAAAACAGGGCACAGGGTGATGTCAAATCATATGATGTAAGCACCTGCAATGTGAAAACCTGTGTAGGGATAAACAGTTGCAGAGACATCAGCCTCAAACACTTTTTTGAACTTCATTGACTTGAGATGAACCGCAAAGACCCCAGTTATTGTCCATAAGAAAACCAAATCATCATCCTCAACAAGACCCAATATCCTGACAGGAGGCCTTCCACATGAACCATTATCCGGTGAGGGCAGAGACGATACATCCAACGGCAGGAATCTATCCAACTCAATGATCCTGCGCAGTACCCATCCTGTAACACCCTCAGCATCAGTTTCCCATGCCCATAGGCGCAGGTTAAATTTTGCCAGAGCAGCAAGACCTAGACCACCATCCTCTGTTTTCATGATGTGGACATTCCTCCTGTATATATCATGTGTCTCTGGTGGACACTCAATATGATATAACCTATGTGTGACCAACTCAAATGCAAGGATATGCTTTGACTTCAACGGCCAATACAAGATATTCCTGACAAGGATGCTAGGCCTGAAATCAACATCAGATGGTATTGGTGAAGATTCCATCATCTCCCACCTGCCACTTTCTGATGAGTATCTAGTGGCATAAGCATAGCGGGTGCTGGTGAAAACCCATACTACAAAAAATGGACAAGAGTGGCAGTAACCATGGTCAGCATGGTTTGCTGCGCAAACCACAGCAGCATTGCTTTCAGGCACATTCCCATAATTAAAACGAGGATCCACATCAGACGGGGCTTGTATTAAGCGCTTGTGGCCGTTTATAGGGTTCCACACAAAGACCTGATGCCATGTTGAATCAACAAGGAGGACATGGCCGTGGCGGCAGCCAAGGACATTCCAGTAAAGATCAGGTAGAGAGAAAGATGCTGCAGCAACACGGTTAGGAggatccccagcagggagaaatCGAGGGATGCGAGTGGAGTTGGTGAAGACACCAAGTAAAGGTAATCCATGGAGTGCCTGAAAGCGATGGAGGAACCGATTGTCGACGATGAGGGAATGCCAATGCTTGCATACAAGGGAAGAACGAAGGAGGTAGGAGGGGTGTGGAGGGAGGAAGAGAAAGATGCTGATGAGCAAATCATCTGGAAGCGTCATGATGATGCAGGAAAGGGCAGTGCGGCTTTCCTCAAAAGGAAAGCCTAGGAGACAGATAACATTTTCTTCACTGCTAACAAGACGCAATGCTAATGCTGATATGAAGTTGACAACACCTGTTGCAAGATGAACCAAGGAACCAAGATGGTTCACCACCTTCCCTTGACTTCAAAGTTCAAAATCAAGGTGATTAAATTGGCAGCAGTAGGCAGAGATAGTGTAGAGAGGTTTGACTATTCCACCTATTCTTGGAGCTTTGATATATCTTGACTCAATTTCCATTGATCCACAAACACAAAAACAGTCTCTTCAGCCTCTTCATCAACTAATGGTACCACTTTCTTGATGAAAGTCGACCTGCACATAGATAAATTCTGCAATTGTTACTGAGTAGGTACCAAAAGTGCTTAATGCAAAATCGACAAAGATACAGACCCATTTTTTAGGCAACGCTCGACCCCACTTCCATTAACCGGGAACAGAAATACATATGTTTCCCAGAAACAGAACAGAACTAGCACAACACTACCCTTAACGAACTATGGCTAAACTATCTGCTTCTGGTAGAAATATTTGGCTAATGCAACCTATCAACCCTTTGAACAGTAGCGATGGACCCACAGTCTGAGCCCAGGTACAAACCTAGTTGACTTACGCAACTTAAGAACCCTTTGAACAGTAGCAAAGAACCTACAGTCTGAGCCAACAACTCGTTTTTTACCAGTTACTACACAATCTTGGCTTTTGGCTATTGTGAACCACAGAACTGaacagagagagggagggagggagcgagaGAGTTGAATGTGAAAAATGGAGATGAGGTGTGGAATGCAAAAAGTCATGCCCACGGGACATGCAGGATGGCAGCGACTGTTCTCTGTTCCTTATTTTGCATGTATGTAGGGTTAGGCTAGCTAGTGATCTActtatttttttaattaattataactagtaatattaaaaaaaaaataaaacaagggATACAGTATCCTTTAGGCTATGTTATTTATTTGCAGTGGAATATGGACATGATACTGTTTGAGTTCACTTCCTTGCTACCAATTACTGGCCATCTCTGGCAGTGTCTCTATCGTCAGATTAACTTCCAAAACCCCCTCTCGCTAACCTAGTTTTCTTTGATTAATATGAGTACTTACTACTTAGTTATTCATTCAAAGTTTTTTATTAGTATAGCTATATCTTTAGATCGATCCATGTGCCTTTATCTTAGATCAGTCGTTTCAATTTAGCAACCACGAATGGTGATGGGTTTAGATCAAGTATCATCCCCAAACATATATCTATTTCAACACTACCTGGATAATACAAGGCATAACAActaaggggctgtttggttcccGGCCTTCGTTCGCCACGCCACGGATACGCTCGCCACAGAAAATCGGCCGCTGTTTGCTTTCCGCGTAAGGTGAGGCTTGCCACAGAAATAGCAGTTCATTTGCGTCAGCTTTTTTGCCACAGGTGCGGCGAGCTTTTCCTCCACCACAATAGTGTGGCGCGCCACAGCCTGGCGTGGCTTCCAACGGCGGGCAACCAAGCAGGCCCTAAGTTCTTCTCCCCTCCACACCTTTCTAATGTTGGATCAACATTCTTTACATTCGCTATTTGGCCAAGCTTACAATTACAAACAGTGGTAGAGTTGGTGACTTGGTGAATTTGCACACCTAGGGTCCCATGCAACACGGATACAGATACATGTATCGGTATCGGAAGGATACGGATACATGGATACATTAAATTAGGTAAATAACCAGGTATGTTGAACTTCTAAAAGCAATAGCAGCCTACTAGTGTGTAGGAATCCTGAAATTACATAGTATTTTCGCAAAGAATAGAATGAAATGACAATGACTGACCATTTTTTTGCACTGCATATCACCAGAGCAAATTATTATTGCAATTAAAGCATCCAAGTATTTGCGGTCTTCCAATATTGAAGATTTTCCAATGCAGAAATCCCCTAATCACTCGCGCTGGCTCGATACGGCCCTCTTACTCACGGCTGGGAAAAATCAAGACAAACCAGGAGGGAAATGGAAAAATCAGGAGGGGAAGACACTGGATACGTGGATCAGTACGGAAATGAACAAATCAATCAAGAGAGGGGACAGATCGATTGGAAGAAACCCATTTCTGCTCGTActtgccggggggggggggggggggggggggggcgcagcTCGTCGCGGACTGGCTGGCAGGCGGGTCGTACTCGCCGGCGTCGGGCGGATCGTGGCGGCCGGGCGTCGAGTGGGGGGCACTGGGATCTGGGGCACGAGGGAAAGGGACACACTCACACACGCATGGGTGAGGGGAAGGCTGCTGCTTGCGGCTTGCCAGCTTGAGTGGGCTAGGCCGCCGCATCGAAAGGCCTTATAGTACCCATTGCCTGCTTGAGTGGGCTGGGTCGGGATACAGGCCGATACTTTTTTTTTATTTCGAATCTACTACCATTCTACCATATTCCCGTATTCCTGGTTTTTATACCAAATAAATTCGGCACCTCAGCTGCCCACGTCATTACTTCAAAGGAACCGTCCTATCTACGAGCAATCGATCGTATTCCTAGTTTTTCATATCAAATTCGACGCCTGGGCTCGCAACCTCATAGAAACCGTCCAATACAATATAtgttgttcgcttgaacttatcagtccggcttatcagtcatggtacaatatttttctctcacaacaaagcaaccacaaaggtcaacTCGGCACAAATTCACCACAAAAGATGGTTAATACAAATTTCCCGGTGCTCACCACAGATCGGAGCTCCCGGACTACACCTAGCCATCTAGGATTTGCAATGAATCAAAATCGAAGAGTAACAAATTCAAATCCAAGAACTGACAAGATCACAAGTGCTCAAAGATCTAGAAAATATAGTTCACAAGCTTTCTCACACATCCCTCAACCAATTCTTTTCACCAATCGAGGAGTCAATCACTAGATGCACAAGAGAGGGAGAAAGGGGGGCTTGAGATGAGAGCATATAGCGTTCTTGGTGTGTgttaggtggtggtggtggtgtgtaaGAGCTATGAGGTGAGAGGGTGGAGAGGAATATATACTCCCAACACAATTCTAGCCGTTATTGTGTATTCTGGTCAAGTATTGGAAATTTCGATACTTAAAAGCATTTTGAGGCTGTATGCAGTGCTTCGTGTGAGAAGTCAACAAAACTTCGAAAATTCCGACCAAGGTCCAGAATTTTCGACCTAAAAACTTCAAATAGGCCAGTGAACCCTAGATGGGAAATTTCCTCAGGAATTCTGGCTGCGCTCGGATTTTTTTTTAAAGCTCTAAGTTAGTAGTATGTTAAGTCCGAGTTTTGGTTAGTGACCAAAGAGCACTTAACACCTTAAGGATAGTTAATGTAAGTGTGGTAATATACTTTTCTGTAGTTTGATTTCTCGTTTTCTCGGTACAAATTGGGTTTCCAAAAATTATCAATTACTTGCGGATGAATACTTATAGACAACTAAATTGCATAGAATATCTGAATCCAAATTTGAAGTTGAACTATCCGTTTTGTATTCACCTTCGGGAGTATGGGAATTCAGGACTATGCATTTTGTATTCACATATGAAAATATTTGAATTTATATGTCATATATAAGATGCTACTGTATTTGGATTTGCCTTCGATCCATTTTCACCACTACCTAAAAGCTAAAcccccttttttttttgttgattgATGTCTACCTAAAATCCTTTTTCTTTCCACATTTGGCcatttgggccttgtttagttcccttcaaaattccaagttttttcactctctctccatcacatcaatttttagccgcttgcatggagtattaaatgtaggtaaaaaaaataactaattacacagtttagttggaaatcacgagatgaatcttttgagcctagttggtccacgattggataatatttgccaaataagacgaaagtgatactattcatcCGGTTGGAAAAAGttgcaaactaaacaaggccttgggcAAATTCCCTGTGGTCGAAGCGATCAGGAGGCGGCCAGCACCGTACAAGTTGTGGATAGCACGGTTTCCCCTTCTGGGCACGCCGTTACACCGAGTGGCCAGCATTTACTCCCACTCGGCCACTCCTCTTCGCCCGCCGCGGTAGCCATGGCTACGTCACGCGTGCTCCGCCGCTCCGGACCACACAAagacagagggagagagagagagagagagagagagagagagcagagaaaGGAACGACGAAAAAAAAGCGCCGCGAGCCACCCAGCCGGCCGGCGACTCGGCACTGAGGACAGGGGAAGAGGGCGAGGTCGTCCGCCGCCGGTGCTCTagtcagcgaccgtcgagcagcACGCAAGGTGAGAGTTCCTTCTGCTGCTCCGTTCCCTTCACCGGCCGTCGTTGCTTTGCTTCCCCCGCGCGTGAGGCGTGAACCCCTCGAGCTGCGTCCACTTCCAATGGCCGCTGCAGTCCAGGAGcgcgatgccgccgccgccgctcgcgccCGTGACGCCCTGGAACGCGCGGCTGTGGTTGGCCCTGATTCTATTTGCCAAACCCTAGGACAATCCTTGCCTTATATATGCTTGTACTGTTGCGTCTCCATAATCTTACAATTCCTAGGCTATTCCATTGCCTTACCTCAGCGAGCAGATCAATGgaactctttctctctctcttttttttttccaatttAAAATTTAGAAATACTGTTGTAATACTGCTCCATATTGGTCGGATTATTAAAGCTTGCTGATGCAGGTTGCCATCTTATCCAGATATCAGCAtttgaggctaaaaaatggagCTCTGTACATCTTGTATCTGGACTTCAGCACAGTGGTCTCACACAATGACGACCAACCGACGAGCGGCATACCATGGATTTGCAAATTCAAGTTTCTCAGCGCCCCAAAGGAGAAGGCGAGCAGCGCTCTATGTCATGAATGCCGCATCGACCGGTGCTCCAATATCATCTCAAAACATAACCCAACTTCCACGCACCAACGGCGCAGCTATCAAAAGTATATCCAGCGACAAACCCAGCAGTGCAATGGAGCAACTTGATATTGAACGTGGTGTCTGTATTCCTTTCCGAAAGTACAGTCCAGAAATGGTACTGGAATCTGCATTCTTTTATGTTTATAGAATTGGTTTGGTTAAAAATTGTTTCAACTGTGTTCATTTTTCTACAATTGCTAGGTCAGGAAAAGAGTCTTGGATTCAAGAGGTTCCATACTGTCCCTTGCGAGTCGGGGAGTGGAGATAGTTTGGAAACTTGGATTTTACTGGTCATCTCTTGTGTATGACTTCTTGGTTGGACGGGATGAAGAAATTGTTCCATATCGTGCCCGGCAGCTCCGTAATCTTTTATGTGATCTGGGCCCATCTTTCATAAAAGCTGGACAGGTCATAACATTTAATCTTCATTATAAAGGATACATCTGATTGTACAATTCGAATTCATTGATCATATATCTTTACAATTGTCCTAACTTTCTTTGGTTCTGTTCTTCAGGTTCTAGCCAACAGGCCTGATATTATTCGAGAGGATTATATGAATGAACTTTGCATCTTGCAAGATGATGTCCCTCCAGTCCCTAACCAGGTATCGTCTTACAACAGAAAGTACCTGCAAATAGCTCTTTAGGATTTCATATATTAGAGTTTGCACAGATGAAAGCAGGGTGATTAACCGAGTTTTGTTTTGTTGCTGAATACTTGGTAGGTGGCTTTTACCATAATTGAGGAGGAACTTGGCCAACCTCTAGAGAGATTGTTCAGCAAAATTTCATCAGAGACAATAGCAGCTGCTAGTTTGGGCCAAGTTTACCGTGCCACACTTAGAGAAACTGGCGAGGATGTCGCTATTAAGGTTCCTATATTTACTTTGTTTCTGTTATCTGTACTTCCTTATTATTACATTTATTTACTCATTTTCTAACTAGATGCATTGTTTTTTCTAATTATGGTCCTTAAACAAGGATGGATATAAATATATTCTGTAACCTTTGATGATCATATTCTTTGTACAAATTGTGCTCTGGAAGTCATACTTTTCTTTTTGGTTTATGTCATTGACAATTTCAGGTTCAGAGACCAGGAATTGAACCAATAATATACCGAGATCTTTTCCTGTTCCGCACTTTGGCTTCATTTTTGAATGGGATTAGTCTTCAGAAACTAGGGTGCAATGCGGAGCTTATTGTTGATGAATTTGGTGAGAAACTTTTGGAAGAACTTGATTACACTCTTGTAAGTATTTTCTCAGCCTTTGTACTGTTGTCAATTTTAACGAAATAGAATTAGCTATTACAGACTTACAGTTCACATGTTCTTAACATAGAGTGCAATGATTATGTTTCAACAATGATTCCTTTATATTTCTTTCTCTTTCATAAGTGTATAGAATGCTGCTGATTTTAGTTCCTGTTTGCAATATTTTAGGAAGCTACAAATATCGAGGACTTCCTAGAAAATTTTAAGGATGATCCGACTGTCAAGATACCTCGAGTGTATAAGCAGCTTTCAGGTTCCCGTGTTCTGGTGATGGAGTGGATAGATGGAATTAGATGTACGAATCCACAGGTTTGACCATTCATATCATTGTTTATATTTCAATGGTGCAATAGTTCATTGTGATTCTGTAGCAGCATTGATTTCAAATTCACTCATGCAGGCTATAAAAGAAGCTGGAATTGATGTGGAAGGTTTTCTCACAGTTGGAGTGAGTGCTGCTTTGCGTCAGTTACTTGAATTTGGTCTTTTCCATGGAGATCCACATCCTGGAAATATTTTTGCAATGCGTGATGGTCGTATTGCTTATGTCGACTTTGGAAATGTGGCCGTTCTTAGCCAGGTCTGTAAAATGCACTTTTGTAGTGGTAGAATTCTTGGCACTTACAGTTTATTACATTTTCATTGCTGCTTTCCTGTCTATATATACATTTTGTGCTTGTAGTCCTGCAGCCAGC
This sequence is a window from Miscanthus floridulus cultivar M001 chromosome 10, ASM1932011v1, whole genome shotgun sequence. Protein-coding genes within it:
- the LOC136484804 gene encoding uncharacterized protein, whose product is MTLPDDLLISIFLFLPPHPSYLLRSSLVCKHWHSLIVDNRFLHRFQALHGLPLLGVFTNSTRIPRFLPAGDPPNRVAAASFSLPDLYWNVLGCRHGHVLLVDSTWHQVFVWNPINGHKRLIQAPSDVDPRFNYGNVPESNAAVVCAANHADHGYCHSCPFFVVWVFTSTRYAYATRYSSESGRWEMMESSPIPSDVDFRPSILVRNILYWPLKSKHILAFELVTHRLYHIECPPETHDIYRRNVHIMKTEDGGLGLAALAKFNLRLWAWETDAEGVTGWVLRRIIELDRFLPLDVSSLPSPDNGSCGRPPVRILGLVEDDDLVFLWTITGVFAVHLKSMKFKKVFEADVSATVYPYTGFHIAGLVGRGGGNVAAE
- the LOC136486687 gene encoding protein ACTIVITY OF BC1 COMPLEX KINASE 1, chloroplastic-like; this translates as MELCTSCIWTSAQWSHTMTTNRRAAYHGFANSSFSAPQRRRRAALYVMNAASTGAPISSQNITQLPRTNGAAIKSISSDKPSSAMEQLDIERGVCIPFRKYSPEMVRKRVLDSRGSILSLASRGVEIVWKLGFYWSSLVYDFLVGRDEEIVPYRARQLRNLLCDLGPSFIKAGQVLANRPDIIREDYMNELCILQDDVPPVPNQVAFTIIEEELGQPLERLFSKISSETIAAASLGQVYRATLRETGEDVAIKVQRPGIEPIIYRDLFLFRTLASFLNGISLQKLGCNAELIVDEFGEKLLEELDYTLEATNIEDFLENFKDDPTVKIPRVYKQLSGSRVLVMEWIDGIRCTNPQAIKEAGIDVEGFLTVGVSAALRQLLEFGLFHGDPHPGNIFAMRDGRIAYVDFGNVAVLSQQNKQILIDAVVHAVNEDYAEMANDFTRLGFLASGTDVAPIIPALESIWQNSAGKGLADFNFRSVTGKFNQLVYNYPIRIPERFSLVIRSLLTQEGICFTLKRDFKFLEVAYPYIAKRLLTDPNPALRERLIQVLFKDGAFQWKRLENLIVLAKENVSKMSSNPALKKNSLQAVRNRQLESKLDLTETIKDGARMFLIDAGIRRQLILAFTEDSKLHVEELVDVYRLVEDQIDMPSVALEVLQDLPSVARDFMLSWCDSILSDRQY